The following coding sequences lie in one Acropora palmata chromosome 3, jaAcrPala1.3, whole genome shotgun sequence genomic window:
- the LOC141875474 gene encoding uncharacterized protein LOC141875474 isoform X1 — protein sequence MSQCNTCFSAVYWRKAAIKARMPCTNSSIVRDCSHSSSTEENLPTDMFQAKLLLLLSLTLFQAHSAPHFKEMEDDEMELRTERRSYDCIDFKPLACKQMPEEACAVSYAIQMNCPRTCNVCNNFVYRANHAL from the exons ATGAGTCAATGCAACACGTGTTTTTCAGCTGTCTATTGGCGAAAGGCTGCCATAAAAGCACGCATGCCATGCACAAATTCGTCAATCGTTCGGGACTGCAGCCATTCATCATCCACGGAGGAAAACTTGCCGACGGATATGTTTCAAGCCAAGTTATTACTATTGCTGTCGCTGACACTTTTCCAAGCGCATTCCGCTCCACATTTCAAGGAAATGGAAGATG ATGAGATGGAATTAAGGACTGAACGACGGAGCTACGACTGCATCGATTTCAAGCCCTTAGCGTGTAAGCAGATGCCTGAGGAGGCATGCGCAGTATCCTACGCCATCCAGATGAACTGCCCAAGAACTTGTAATGTGTGTAACAATTTCGTTTATAGGGCTAATCATGCCTTGTAA
- the LOC141875474 gene encoding uncharacterized protein LOC141875474 isoform X2 yields MRTAVYWRKAAIKARMPCTNSSIVRDCSHSSSTEENLPTDMFQAKLLLLLSLTLFQAHSAPHFKEMEDDEMELRTERRSYDCIDFKPLACKQMPEEACAVSYAIQMNCPRTCNVCNNFVYRANHAL; encoded by the exons ATGAGGACTG CTGTCTATTGGCGAAAGGCTGCCATAAAAGCACGCATGCCATGCACAAATTCGTCAATCGTTCGGGACTGCAGCCATTCATCATCCACGGAGGAAAACTTGCCGACGGATATGTTTCAAGCCAAGTTATTACTATTGCTGTCGCTGACACTTTTCCAAGCGCATTCCGCTCCACATTTCAAGGAAATGGAAGATG ATGAGATGGAATTAAGGACTGAACGACGGAGCTACGACTGCATCGATTTCAAGCCCTTAGCGTGTAAGCAGATGCCTGAGGAGGCATGCGCAGTATCCTACGCCATCCAGATGAACTGCCCAAGAACTTGTAATGTGTGTAACAATTTCGTTTATAGGGCTAATCATGCCTTGTAA
- the LOC141877423 gene encoding xaa-Arg dipeptidase-like has translation MIFYTSHHMMTNECEETMADNAVELKLKAKEAIDSNSAELYDLNKKIWENPELCFKEKYAHSQLTEFLAAHGFDVTPHYTMDTAFRAETGENGGLTIGLICEYDALPEVGHACGHNLIAESGVAAALGLKIALEGVTKKTKVKIVLLGTPAEEGGGGKVLMIKSGCFKDIDFCMMVHPSPIDLLKPIHLAIETVTVTYKGFAAHAAAFPYEGINALDAAVLAYNSISALRQQMKPTWRVHGIITEGGVKPNIIPDRAQLNYYIRAPADEELKVLKGKIINCFQAAAKATGCQVAIEWDPMRYSSMDTNPTLADLYKANAESLGVKYDKSAQAEGRGSTDMGNVSHVVPATHILYAIDTEAGNHSHAFTAAAATEAAHNKTLIASKAMAMTAIDVICDPELLKQIKKEFKKSDPATS, from the exons ATGATTTTTTATACATCACATCATATGATGACCAATGAATGTGAGGAAACCATGGCGGACAATGCTGTGGAATTGAAACTAAAAGCGAAAGAAGCGATCGACTCAAACTCTGCTGAATTGTACGAtctcaataaaaaaatatgggAGAACCCCGAGTTGTGTTTCAAAGAGAAGTATGCTCATTCTCAACTAACAGAGTTCTTAGCCGCACACGGCTTTGATGTGACTCCTCATTACACTATGGACACCGCTTTTCGTGCCGAAACTGGCGAAAATGGAGGGCTGACAATTGGTTTGATTTGTGAATATGACGCTTTGCCAGAAGTAGGACATGCCTGTGGACACAATTTGATCGCTGAATCTGGAGTCGCCGCAGCCTTAG GTCTTAAAATTGCTTTGGAAGGAGtgaccaagaaaacaaaggttaAGATAGTTCTGCTTGGTACACCAGCTGAGGAAGGAGGAGGGGGAAAGGTTTTGATGATTAAAAGTGGTTGCTTCAAGGATATTGATTTCTGTATGATGGTTCATCCTTCACCCATAGATTTGCTTAAGCCCATTCATTTAGCCATTGAGACTGTTACAGTCACCTACAAAGGTTTTGCTGCTCATGCTGCAGCATTTCCTTATGAAGGAATCAATGCATTGGATGCTGCTGTTCTGGCCTACAATAGCATCAGTGCATTGCGGCAACAAATGAAGCCAACATGGCGGGTGCATGGCATCATTACTGAGGGGGGTGTAAAGCCAAATATTATTCCTGATCGTGCTCAGCTGAATTACTACATCAGAGCACCAGCTGATGAGGAACTAAAGGTACTAAAGGGAAAGATCATTAACTGCTTTCAGGCTGCAGCAAAAGCCACTG GATGTCAAGTGGCCATAGAGTGGGATCCCATGCGTTATTCTAGCATGGATACTAACCCTACCCTTGCAGACCTCTACAAAGCCAATGCAGAGTCCCTTGGAGTGAAGTATGACAAATCTGCACAGGCTGAGGGGAGGGGATCAACAGACATGGGGAATGTCTCTCATGTTGTTCCTGCAACTCACATCTTGTATGCCATTGATACAGAAGCTGGCAATCACTCTCATGCATTTACAGCTGCAGCTGCAACAGAAGCTGCTCATAACAAAACTTTGATTGCAAGCAAAGCAATGGCTATGACTGCTATTGATGTGATCTGTGATCCAGAattgttaaaacaaattaagaaggagtttaagaaatcAGACCCTGCCACTAGCTGA